The following are encoded together in the Acidobacteriota bacterium genome:
- a CDS encoding Trm112 family protein, producing the protein MSEEKAPPVDPELLEILRCPEAVQRKDLGDDPGRLELIKDCWLVCQDSGYKYPIRDGIPIMLVEEGKRWKDTSPDDLPVPPPA; encoded by the coding sequence ATGAGCGAAGAGAAGGCACCCCCTGTCGATCCTGAGTTGTTGGAAATTCTGCGTTGCCCCGAGGCCGTCCAGCGCAAAGACCTGGGCGACGATCCCGGACGCCTGGAGTTGATCAAGGATTGCTGGCTGGTGTGCCAGGACAGCGGCTACAAGTACCCCATCCGCGACGGAATCCCCATCATGCTGGTGGAAGAGGGCAAGCGCTGGAAAGACACCTCCCCCGACGACCTGCCGGTTCCTCCTCCCGCCTAG
- the hemB gene encoding porphobilinogen synthase — protein sequence MTADASPGAWGRFPFTRMRRTRQADWSRRLVREERLSADDLIWPVFVQEGENQRTPIASMRGVERLTIDLLVEEVGQAAELGIPAVALFPATDPAKKSPEGEEAYNPDNLACRAVRALREAELPLGIVCDVALDPYTTHGQDGLLRKGRIVNDETLQALCKQALVQARAGCHVIAPSDMMDGRIGAVRRALDENGFQDVLLLSYAAKYASAFYGPFRDAVGSASSLGKGDKRTYQMDPANGDEALREVAMDIEEGADMVMVKPGMPYLDIVRRVKQAFGLPTYAYQVSGEYAMLCDAAQAGHLDRQAVMLESLLAFKRAGADGILTYFAVEAARLLRRS from the coding sequence ATGACTGCTGACGCTTCTCCCGGGGCCTGGGGCCGTTTTCCTTTTACCCGCATGCGGCGGACGCGCCAGGCCGACTGGTCGCGCCGACTGGTGCGTGAAGAGCGGCTCTCCGCCGACGACCTGATCTGGCCCGTCTTCGTGCAGGAGGGCGAGAATCAGCGCACGCCCATCGCCTCGATGCGAGGCGTCGAGCGTCTCACCATCGATCTGCTGGTGGAGGAGGTGGGCCAGGCCGCCGAGTTGGGCATCCCCGCAGTGGCGCTCTTTCCGGCCACCGACCCGGCCAAGAAGTCCCCCGAAGGCGAGGAGGCCTACAACCCCGACAATTTGGCGTGCCGGGCGGTACGGGCTTTGCGGGAGGCTGAACTGCCCCTGGGCATCGTCTGCGACGTGGCTCTCGATCCCTACACGACCCACGGTCAGGACGGACTCTTGCGCAAGGGCCGCATCGTCAACGACGAAACCCTGCAGGCGCTGTGCAAGCAGGCCCTGGTGCAGGCCCGGGCCGGCTGCCACGTCATCGCTCCTTCAGACATGATGGACGGACGCATCGGCGCGGTGCGCCGGGCCCTGGACGAAAACGGCTTCCAGGACGTGCTGCTGCTCTCCTACGCCGCCAAGTATGCATCGGCCTTCTACGGCCCCTTCCGCGACGCGGTGGGCTCGGCTTCCAGCCTGGGCAAGGGAGACAAACGCACCTACCAGATGGATCCCGCCAACGGCGACGAGGCGCTGCGTGAAGTGGCCATGGACATCGAAGAGGGCGCCGACATGGTCATGGTCAAACCGGGAATGCCCTACCTGGATATCGTGCGCCGCGTCAAGCAGGCCTTCGGCCTGCCGACCTACGCCTACCAGGTCAGCGGCGAATACGCCATGCTTTGCGATGCCGCCCAGGCCGGACACCTGGACCGCCAGGCGGTGATGCTGGAGAGCCTGCTGGCCTTCAAACGGGCGGGCGCCGACGGCATCCTGACTTATTTCGCCGTAGAGGCGGCCCGTCTCCTGCGCCGCTCTTGA
- a CDS encoding PP2C family protein-serine/threonine phosphatase, whose protein sequence is MLLMDPGAATRKSRSRRAKRKLLLSYLQAFHQARGRDELFLSLREFLTAEFAADQVRFFSLDVSGGELRPQQGEEEGELSDTARQAARASSALAGQSAQGLWSLSAPLLRDGRLIGIVEVLRRRPRFSRDDLEYLEALGPHMAIALNHFVLADEAALRGQAEARLEQEVRIAREIQLRFLPERMPLIADLEIGAKNIASHLVSGDYYDFIPIVDGQWGIVIGDVSGKGISAGLIMSAFRAALLAEIRNNFAIERIMAKTNRLLCETTSPSRYVTAFYGVYNEREDVLTYCNAGHNPGLLLRAGGEAEELAAGGTVLGLFEDSTYNYSRVAMQPGDLLLLYTDGLSESRRDGEELGPQGLLDLMRRDAHLPAQQIADRLASEAVRLAPGGQLEDDVTLVVVKAPSLV, encoded by the coding sequence ATGTTGCTTATGGATCCCGGGGCTGCCACGCGAAAATCGCGCAGCCGCCGCGCTAAACGAAAACTGCTGCTCAGCTACCTGCAGGCCTTTCACCAGGCCCGCGGACGCGATGAGCTGTTCCTCTCGCTGAGGGAGTTCCTGACGGCGGAGTTCGCCGCCGACCAGGTGCGCTTTTTCTCCCTCGACGTAAGCGGGGGCGAGTTGCGTCCGCAGCAGGGGGAAGAAGAAGGCGAGCTGTCGGACACGGCTCGCCAGGCCGCCCGGGCCAGCTCGGCCTTGGCCGGTCAGTCCGCCCAGGGACTGTGGAGCCTGTCCGCACCCCTGCTGCGCGACGGACGCCTCATCGGCATCGTGGAGGTGCTGCGGCGAAGGCCGCGCTTCAGCCGTGACGATCTCGAGTATCTGGAGGCCCTAGGCCCCCACATGGCCATTGCCCTCAACCATTTCGTGCTGGCCGACGAGGCGGCTCTGCGCGGCCAGGCCGAGGCCCGCCTGGAGCAGGAGGTGCGCATCGCCCGCGAGATCCAATTGCGCTTTCTGCCCGAGCGCATGCCTCTCATCGCCGACTTGGAGATCGGAGCCAAGAACATCGCCTCTCATCTGGTCAGCGGCGACTACTACGACTTCATCCCCATCGTCGACGGCCAGTGGGGGATCGTCATCGGCGACGTCTCGGGCAAGGGCATCTCGGCGGGACTGATCATGTCGGCCTTTCGGGCCGCTCTGCTGGCCGAAATCCGCAACAACTTCGCCATCGAGCGGATCATGGCAAAAACCAACAGGCTGCTCTGCGAGACGACTTCGCCCAGCCGTTACGTCACCGCCTTCTACGGCGTCTACAACGAACGCGAGGACGTACTCACCTACTGCAATGCCGGGCACAATCCCGGACTGCTGCTGAGGGCCGGCGGGGAAGCGGAGGAACTGGCGGCAGGAGGCACCGTATTGGGGCTCTTCGAAGACTCCACCTACAACTACAGCCGCGTGGCCATGCAGCCTGGAGACCTGTTGCTGCTCTACACCGACGGCCTCTCCGAAAGCCGCCGCGACGGCGAGGAGCTGGGCCCCCAGGGTTTGCTCGACCTGATGCGTCGAGACGCCCATCTGCCCGCCCAGCAGATCGCCGACCGGCTGGCCAGCGAAGCCGTGCGCCTGGCGCCCGGCGGACAGTTGGAGGACGACGTCACGCTGGTGGTCGTCAAAGCCCCGTCCCTGGTGTAA
- a CDS encoding MOSC domain-containing protein, which translates to MNESREQGRIEKIWIKRSFRGPMDEREEARLLAGRGLEGNANQGGARQVTLLEQERWEEITSRLGAGVDPKRRRANILISGLCLRDSRRRVLRLGGCRLRIGGETKPCERMDEALQGLKDALWPDWGGGAYAQVLDDGSIRRGDPVTWDD; encoded by the coding sequence GTGAATGAATCCAGAGAGCAGGGCCGCATCGAGAAGATCTGGATCAAGCGCTCTTTCCGCGGGCCCATGGATGAGCGTGAAGAGGCACGCCTGCTAGCCGGACGCGGACTGGAAGGCAATGCCAACCAGGGAGGCGCCCGCCAGGTCACCTTGCTCGAGCAAGAACGCTGGGAGGAGATCACCTCCCGCCTGGGAGCAGGCGTCGACCCCAAGCGGCGCCGTGCCAACATCCTCATCTCCGGCCTCTGCCTGCGCGACTCGCGCCGGCGCGTCCTGCGCCTGGGGGGCTGCCGCCTGCGCATCGGTGGCGAAACCAAGCCCTGCGAACGCATGGACGAGGCCTTGCAGGGCCTCAAAGACGCCCTCTGGCCCGACTGGGGCGGCGGCGCCTACGCCCAAGTCCTGGACGACGGCTCCATCCGCCGCGGCGACCCGGTAACCTGGGACGATTAG
- a CDS encoding response regulator has translation MSSEKKSQPLRAVIVDDEDLARQALAAELEEHPQVKVIAQCANGFEAVKVIGDEEPDLVFLDIQMPKLDGFEVLELLDDPPHVIFVTAYDEYALKAFEVHAVDYLLKPLDPERLSEALERAAGRAKPGAASQDQRSGPFPPGSAKGGHEGAPLDVAAVAAAARPRRKFLERILIKEGGDITVVPVDSIDYLEAQDDYVNVVTGGKGRLKQQRMAYYEKHLPQGRFVRVHRSYILNLDRLARLELYAKDSRIATLRDGSKIPVSRSGYARLKHHLDR, from the coding sequence ATGAGTTCGGAGAAGAAGTCGCAGCCTCTGCGCGCCGTCATTGTCGACGATGAAGATCTTGCCCGCCAAGCGCTGGCCGCCGAACTTGAGGAGCATCCTCAGGTCAAGGTGATCGCCCAATGCGCCAACGGATTCGAAGCCGTCAAGGTGATCGGCGATGAGGAACCCGACCTGGTTTTTCTCGACATCCAGATGCCCAAGTTAGATGGCTTCGAAGTTTTGGAACTGCTCGACGACCCGCCTCACGTCATCTTTGTGACGGCTTACGACGAGTACGCCCTCAAGGCCTTCGAAGTCCATGCCGTCGACTATCTGCTCAAGCCGCTCGACCCTGAACGCCTGTCCGAAGCACTGGAGCGGGCGGCGGGACGGGCCAAGCCGGGCGCTGCGTCCCAGGATCAGAGGAGCGGGCCCTTCCCGCCCGGCTCGGCAAAAGGGGGCCACGAGGGCGCTCCTCTGGACGTGGCCGCTGTGGCCGCCGCGGCCCGTCCTCGACGCAAGTTTCTGGAGCGCATACTCATCAAGGAGGGGGGAGACATCACCGTTGTTCCCGTCGACTCCATCGACTATCTGGAGGCCCAGGACGACTACGTCAACGTGGTGACCGGGGGCAAGGGGCGTCTCAAGCAGCAACGCATGGCCTACTACGAGAAACACCTGCCGCAGGGCCGTTTCGTGCGCGTCCACCGCTCCTACATCCTCAACCTCGACCGCCTGGCCCGCCTCGAGCTCTACGCCAAGGACTCACGCATCGCCACCCTGCGCGACGGCAGCAAGATCCCCGTCAGCCGCTCCGGCTACGCCCGCCTCAAACACCACCTCGACCGCTGA
- a CDS encoding histidine kinase, with protein sequence MQIFQNRGLLLYLGAWTPLAGLQVLLLTATGMDWLQSLAAGVPLAYLYAFPCLSAWYLSRIQPLGRSQILRWILTFTAAALATSSYWIFVGRFWTGLLEQLGGLQGVAQIYRQQQLLFFLVGVLLYALVTAAAYLLSAVEKSRQSDREALEMRLAAQQAELQALKYRINPHFLFNSLNSVSSLTRSDPAKARSMCLLLAGFLRKSLKLGAKENIPLGDEVGLTGEYLSIEKIRRPSLNFSLQVERQAISVPVPALILQPLVENAVKHGVAQLLDGGTVSVQGQLRDGRLHLSIENPYDPQGTRDRGTGLGLQAVEKRLQLTYGEGALLRVRKDPQVYRVEMTLPARQDDSQDPATEDRP encoded by the coding sequence ATGCAGATCTTTCAGAATCGCGGATTGCTTCTCTACCTGGGGGCCTGGACCCCCTTGGCGGGCTTGCAGGTCCTGCTTCTGACCGCCACCGGCATGGACTGGCTGCAATCGCTGGCCGCCGGAGTGCCGCTGGCCTACCTTTACGCCTTCCCCTGCCTCTCGGCCTGGTACTTGAGCCGCATCCAGCCCCTGGGCCGCAGCCAGATCCTGCGCTGGATACTGACTTTCACGGCGGCCGCGCTGGCGACCAGCTCCTACTGGATCTTCGTCGGCCGTTTCTGGACCGGGCTGCTGGAACAACTTGGGGGGCTGCAAGGGGTGGCCCAAATCTACCGTCAACAGCAGTTGCTTTTCTTCCTGGTAGGCGTGTTGCTCTATGCCCTGGTCACCGCCGCCGCCTATCTGCTCAGCGCCGTGGAGAAATCGCGTCAGTCCGACCGCGAGGCCCTGGAAATGCGCCTGGCCGCCCAGCAAGCAGAACTGCAAGCCCTCAAGTACCGCATCAATCCCCATTTTCTCTTCAACAGCCTCAATTCGGTCAGTTCCCTGACCCGTTCCGATCCCGCCAAGGCCCGCAGCATGTGCCTCCTGCTGGCCGGTTTCTTGCGCAAGAGCCTCAAGCTGGGCGCCAAAGAGAACATTCCGCTGGGAGACGAGGTGGGGCTTACCGGCGAGTACCTGTCCATCGAGAAGATCCGCCGTCCTTCCCTGAACTTCAGCCTGCAGGTGGAGCGCCAGGCCATCAGCGTTCCGGTGCCGGCCCTTATCCTTCAGCCCCTGGTGGAAAACGCCGTCAAACACGGAGTGGCCCAGTTGCTGGACGGCGGTACGGTCAGCGTGCAGGGCCAACTGCGGGATGGACGCCTGCACCTCTCCATCGAAAATCCCTACGACCCTCAAGGCACCCGCGACCGGGGCACCGGGCTGGGACTTCAAGCGGTGGAAAAGCGCCTGCAATTGACCTACGGCGAAGGGGCCTTGTTGCGTGTCCGCAAGGACCCTCAAGTTTATCGGGTGGAGATGACGCTGCCCGCCCGTCAGGACGACTCCCAGGACCCCGCCACGGAGGACCGGCCATGA
- a CDS encoding DUF5668 domain-containing protein produces the protein MSERRASIFTPQLILGLLVVAAGVLFTMETLGMAYAWDYLRFWPLALVIVGVLFALQADQVPGRLGGGLLAAIGFALLINTYWDFRLDLWDFWPLVLVFLGGMLIWQALQPRKDRPGDADSESWITSMAVLGGVERKNSSSDFRGGELTAFMGGIEIDLSKAQITAPEAVLHIFAMWGGVNVRVPDDWTVVVEGFPFMGGYADKTHHPRDGVKQRLIVRGAVIMGGAEIKN, from the coding sequence ATGAGTGAACGTCGAGCTTCCATATTCACCCCTCAATTGATACTGGGCTTGCTGGTGGTGGCGGCCGGAGTGCTCTTCACCATGGAAACCCTGGGGATGGCCTATGCCTGGGATTATCTGCGCTTCTGGCCTCTGGCGCTGGTGATCGTGGGCGTGCTCTTCGCCCTTCAGGCCGATCAGGTTCCGGGACGTTTGGGCGGGGGACTGCTGGCCGCCATCGGCTTCGCGCTGCTCATCAACACCTACTGGGACTTCAGGCTCGACCTGTGGGACTTCTGGCCGCTGGTGCTGGTTTTTCTGGGCGGCATGCTCATCTGGCAGGCCCTTCAGCCGCGCAAGGACCGTCCGGGCGACGCCGATTCCGAGTCCTGGATCACCTCGATGGCCGTGCTGGGCGGTGTCGAACGCAAGAACAGTTCCAGCGATTTCAGGGGCGGCGAACTGACCGCCTTCATGGGCGGAATTGAAATCGACCTGAGCAAGGCGCAAATCACGGCTCCCGAGGCTGTGCTCCACATCTTCGCCATGTGGGGAGGCGTCAACGTGCGCGTTCCAGACGACTGGACCGTGGTGGTGGAAGGCTTCCCCTTCATGGGCGGCTACGCCGATAAGACCCACCATCCTCGTGACGGCGTCAAGCAACGGCTGATCGTGCGCGGAGCCGTCATCATGGGAGGCGCGGAGATCAAGAACTGA
- a CDS encoding DUF5668 domain-containing protein, with protein sequence MHRRSGHSRHSGRLAPLIGGFILIALGMGLFFDTLEIWDFGELFRFWPLVLVGIGAGKLISPRKHDDRRGGLWLVGIGSWLLVPSLGLFGLEWENSWPLILIVIGLLIIIQSTLMDRRQGENT encoded by the coding sequence ATGCATCGACGAAGTGGACACTCTCGGCACTCGGGGAGGCTGGCTCCGCTGATCGGCGGCTTCATACTCATCGCCTTGGGAATGGGGCTGTTCTTCGATACTTTGGAGATCTGGGATTTCGGCGAGCTCTTCCGCTTCTGGCCCCTCGTCCTGGTTGGAATCGGAGCCGGCAAGCTGATCTCGCCCCGCAAACACGACGACCGCCGCGGAGGACTGTGGCTGGTCGGCATCGGCAGCTGGCTGCTGGTTCCCTCTTTGGGGCTGTTCGGATTGGAGTGGGAAAACTCCTGGCCCCTCATCCTCATCGTCATCGGGCTGCTCATCATCATTCAGTCCACGCTGATGGACCGCCGTCAGGGAGAGAACACATGA
- a CDS encoding alpha/beta fold hydrolase, with product MKRLAISLVFILATAPAQAEDLTIDRIMEGEDFVGVSPSRIRWQGDSRTLYFRWREPGSEDEGTYQAQCDEGLPVRLPEEEENQAWPQEGDWDEQRSRFVAEIEGDIYLLQPDGSRSALIETRQNESRPAFSRDGESVYFQRGDNLFALSLDEGALRQLTDFRQGDKDDDKEPEGNEAFLKAQQEELFEQFSGRRKEEREKREAERKERDARAFYAGRQADLSGLSLSPSERYVIFRWSRPSKDSKETMVPDFVTEDGFARPLAARPKVGDPQGESKVGIYAVEDGQVRWLDELANTAFVVGPEWNESGDKAALWVFSSDFKQRWIYVVDIETGQLTVADQLSDEAWIGGPAFNAFGWIPGSDRLWFVSERDGWAHLYSVGWQGEGLSQLTSGSWEVADVQISPDQQWFLLTTSQEDLGQRHFYRLPLEGGTPLRLTEGVGRADATISPDGSRLAVLFSASNQPPELFCGPTGSGQPPRRITHSTLESFESYPWREPQIVSIPARDGTQVTGRFYRPLQAAPGRPAVIFVHGAGYLQNAHRWWSSYYREYMFHNLLADHGYHVLDLDYRGSAGYGRDWRTGIYRHMGGKDLSDQVDGARWLVENHGIDPARIGIYGGSYGGFITLMAMFTEPEVFAAGAALRPVTDWAHYNNFYTGRILNLPQDDAEAYKRSSPIYFAQGLEGALLICHGMVDTNVHFQDTVRLAQRLIELGKEDWEVAIYPVEGHGFRNASSWADEYKRIFKLFEDNLKGDVPAGTGD from the coding sequence ATGAAGAGGCTGGCTATCTCATTGGTGTTCATTCTGGCCACGGCGCCGGCTCAGGCTGAGGACTTGACCATTGACCGCATTATGGAGGGCGAGGATTTCGTGGGCGTGTCGCCTTCCCGGATCCGCTGGCAGGGCGATTCCCGAACCCTCTATTTTCGTTGGCGCGAGCCCGGCAGCGAAGACGAGGGAACCTATCAGGCCCAATGCGACGAGGGCTTACCCGTCCGCCTGCCGGAGGAAGAAGAAAATCAGGCCTGGCCCCAGGAAGGCGACTGGGACGAGCAACGGAGCCGCTTTGTGGCCGAGATCGAAGGCGACATCTACTTGTTGCAGCCGGACGGAAGCCGCTCGGCCCTGATCGAAACCCGGCAAAACGAAAGCCGGCCCGCCTTCAGCCGCGATGGCGAGAGCGTCTACTTCCAGCGCGGCGACAACCTCTTCGCCCTGTCCCTGGATGAGGGAGCTTTGCGCCAGCTCACCGATTTCCGCCAGGGAGACAAGGACGACGACAAGGAACCGGAAGGCAACGAAGCCTTTCTCAAGGCCCAGCAGGAAGAGCTCTTCGAGCAGTTCTCAGGACGCCGCAAGGAGGAACGGGAAAAGCGCGAAGCCGAGCGCAAGGAACGCGACGCCCGGGCTTTTTACGCGGGACGGCAAGCCGATCTCTCGGGCCTTTCGCTTTCCCCGAGCGAGCGCTACGTCATCTTCCGCTGGAGCCGTCCTTCCAAGGACTCCAAGGAGACCATGGTCCCCGATTTCGTCACCGAGGACGGATTCGCACGTCCCCTCGCCGCCCGCCCCAAGGTGGGAGACCCCCAGGGAGAATCGAAGGTCGGGATCTACGCGGTCGAGGACGGCCAAGTCCGCTGGCTGGATGAACTGGCGAATACCGCCTTCGTGGTGGGACCGGAGTGGAACGAGAGCGGTGACAAAGCCGCCCTGTGGGTCTTTTCCTCCGACTTCAAACAACGCTGGATATACGTTGTCGATATCGAGACGGGCCAATTGACGGTAGCCGATCAGTTGAGCGACGAAGCCTGGATCGGAGGTCCCGCCTTCAACGCCTTCGGCTGGATACCGGGCAGTGACCGGCTCTGGTTCGTCTCGGAACGCGACGGCTGGGCCCACCTCTACAGCGTGGGATGGCAGGGGGAGGGGTTGAGCCAGTTGACCAGCGGCTCCTGGGAGGTGGCGGACGTCCAGATCTCTCCCGATCAGCAGTGGTTCCTGCTCACCACCAGCCAGGAAGACCTGGGGCAGAGGCACTTTTACCGGTTGCCCCTGGAAGGCGGCACGCCGCTGCGTCTGACCGAAGGCGTGGGCCGCGCGGACGCCACCATCTCTCCCGACGGGTCGCGTCTGGCGGTGCTTTTCTCCGCCTCCAACCAGCCCCCCGAGCTGTTTTGCGGGCCAACCGGCTCAGGTCAGCCGCCGCGCCGCATTACCCACTCCACCCTGGAGAGCTTCGAGAGCTACCCCTGGAGGGAACCGCAGATCGTCTCCATCCCGGCCCGCGACGGAACCCAAGTGACGGGACGCTTCTACCGTCCGCTGCAAGCGGCTCCCGGCCGGCCGGCCGTTATCTTCGTGCATGGCGCCGGCTACCTGCAGAACGCCCACCGCTGGTGGTCGAGCTACTACCGCGAGTACATGTTCCACAACCTGCTGGCCGATCATGGCTATCACGTCCTCGACCTCGATTACCGGGGCAGTGCAGGCTACGGCCGCGACTGGCGCACGGGAATCTACCGGCACATGGGCGGCAAGGACCTGAGCGATCAAGTCGACGGAGCCCGCTGGCTGGTGGAGAACCACGGCATCGATCCCGCCCGCATCGGCATTTACGGCGGCAGCTACGGAGGCTTCATCACTCTGATGGCCATGTTTACCGAGCCCGAAGTCTTCGCCGCCGGAGCGGCCCTCCGTCCCGTCACCGATTGGGCTCACTACAACAACTTCTACACCGGGCGCATCCTCAATCTCCCCCAGGACGATGCCGAAGCCTACAAGCGCAGTTCGCCCATCTATTTCGCCCAGGGTCTGGAAGGCGCGTTGCTCATCTGTCACGGCATGGTCGACACCAACGTCCATTTTCAGGACACCGTCCGTCTGGCTCAGCGCCTTATCGAGCTGGGCAAGGAGGATTGGGAAGTGGCCATCTATCCGGTGGAAGGCCACGGCTTTCGAAATGCCTCCAGTTGGGCCGACGAGTACAAGCGCATCTTCAAGCTCTTCGAAGACAACCTGAAGGGTGATGTGCCCGCCGGGACCGGCGACTAG
- the thiI gene encoding tRNA uracil 4-sulfurtransferase ThiI, whose protein sequence is MQRFLICRYNEITLKGRNRRAFEVALRENLKRALKGLPNQSIFRLSGRIVVRLAEDAQVEEATRRARNVFGIATCSPAWGSVQDLAQLNRDLWTLASAREFTSFKIEARRTPDSIDLPTPEINRRVGAFIQEKCGKAVDLEEPDLTCFLEFIEDYAFIYFSKETGAGGLPARTAGKAVGLISGGIDSPVAAYRMMRRGCRVIFVHFHSFPHTTLEAQEKVRRLVSVLSRYQGHSQLFMVPFAQCQHQIVASSPASLRVVLYRRMMLRIAERVAWRKRARVLLTGESLGQVASQTLENLTVIDSASKRPVLRPLVGYDKQEIIDLARRIGTYEISIEPEEDCCTLFLPDHPQTRARYRHIRDIESGMDIEAMVEEAQARAEAESF, encoded by the coding sequence ATGCAACGTTTTTTGATCTGCCGCTACAACGAGATTACCCTTAAGGGACGCAACAGGCGTGCCTTCGAGGTGGCGCTGCGGGAGAATCTCAAACGCGCGCTCAAAGGCCTGCCCAATCAGTCCATCTTTCGCCTCTCAGGGCGGATCGTGGTCCGTTTGGCTGAGGACGCCCAGGTGGAAGAGGCCACAAGGCGAGCCCGCAACGTCTTCGGAATCGCCACCTGCTCTCCAGCTTGGGGATCGGTCCAGGACCTCGCGCAGCTCAACCGCGACCTGTGGACGCTGGCTTCGGCCCGAGAGTTCACCTCTTTCAAAATCGAAGCCCGCCGCACGCCGGACTCCATCGATCTGCCAACTCCCGAGATCAACCGGCGGGTGGGCGCATTCATTCAAGAAAAATGCGGCAAGGCGGTGGACCTGGAAGAGCCGGACCTGACCTGCTTTCTCGAATTCATCGAAGATTACGCCTTCATTTACTTCAGCAAGGAGACGGGAGCGGGAGGTCTGCCGGCCCGCACGGCGGGAAAGGCGGTGGGACTGATCTCGGGAGGAATCGATTCTCCGGTGGCCGCCTACCGCATGATGCGCCGCGGATGCCGCGTCATCTTCGTCCATTTCCACAGCTTCCCCCACACCACTTTGGAAGCGCAGGAAAAGGTGCGGCGGCTGGTCAGCGTACTCAGCCGCTATCAGGGACACTCCCAACTCTTCATGGTGCCCTTTGCCCAATGCCAGCACCAAATCGTGGCTTCATCGCCGGCCTCGCTGCGGGTGGTTCTCTACCGGCGCATGATGCTGCGCATCGCCGAACGGGTAGCTTGGAGGAAGAGGGCCCGGGTGCTCTTGACGGGTGAGAGCCTGGGACAGGTGGCGTCCCAGACGCTGGAGAACCTGACGGTCATCGACAGCGCCAGCAAACGGCCTGTCCTGCGGCCCCTGGTAGGCTATGACAAGCAGGAGATCATCGATCTGGCCCGCCGGATCGGGACCTATGAGATTTCCATCGAGCCGGAAGAGGATTGCTGCACACTCTTCCTGCCCGATCATCCTCAGACGCGCGCCCGCTACCGCCACATCCGCGACATCGAGTCCGGCATGGACATCGAGGCCATGGTTGAAGAGGCTCAAGCGCGCGCCGAGGCGGAATCCTTCTAA